The DNA window AGGTCTTGACCTCCCAAGATTTTAAAAGTCCTTCTACATCCccataaaatactaaaatttttcACTTATTTCCTTGTAAACATTAGATTTAGTCcctcaaattttttttacaaaaaaatataagaGTGCCCCTTAAGCAATGATGGAGCCAAGGGGGGGCagaggggggccatggccccccctaagttttgagaattttaattcataatatgtaaatatgtgtgtaaaataaaattggcccccccctaaattttttcaattttaatttatattatgagagttgatatatatatatatatatatatatatatatatatagtcatCTTTGAATGGAATGGCTTGCAAGCTTTAATTTGCCATGaatgtccatatgcctattacATTCATTGTTTGGCTCATAGGCTTCAACTTGCTTTAGTAGCAGTTTCTAGAGAAGTAGCTTCTGTTCACCAATTCTTCTCCAATTTAGTTTTCATTATCAACATTGTTACTGCATCTAACAAACGTAATGATGAATTAAAGGAGGCTCAAGCAATTGAAGTTGCTACTAAGATTGCTAATGGTGAACTTGAAACTGGAAGGGAGCTTAATCAAATTGGCACTTTAAAACGAACTGGAGATACTCGTTGGGGTTCTCATTTGGATTCTATTTCTAGTTTACTGAAAATGTTCAATGCTACTTGTGTGGTTTTAAGTAACATTGCAGTAGATGGAGGTTCATACTCTTAACGTGGAGATGCAAATTTTGCTTTGAATCAGTTGTTatcctttaagtttgttttcacTTTGCATCTTATGAAAGACATTATGGAAATTACTCATCTTCTTTATATAGCATTACAACATAAATCTCAAGATATTTTGAATGCAATGCATCTTGTCTCAAGCACAACAAAGCTACTGAAGACTTTTCGAGATTCGGGATGGGATGATTTCTTGGTGAAAGTTAAATTATTTTGTGAGCAACATCAAATTGATATCCCATGTATGAATGCTCAATATATTGCAAGACGTGGTAGATCTCGAAGTCATCATGATGAGATTAGTGTGGGGCATTATTATCGAGTGGATATATTTCTTGCAACAATTGATTATCAATTGCAAGAGTTACATAGCAGGTTTAATGATCATACCGTGGAATTGCTTATTTTGAGCACTGCTTTAGATCCTAGAAATGGATTTATGCTGTTCAAGATTGATGATATTTGTAAACTTGCAGAGAAGTTCTATCCGAATGATTTTATGGAGCAAGAACTAGTACGTCTAAGAATAGAACTTCAACATTTTGAGCTCGACATTCCAAATCATCCTGAATTGCAAGAATTATCTGGTATTAATGAGTTATGTCAAGGCTTGgtgaagacaagaaaatcaGTGATATATCTTGTTATTGATAGATTGATTCGACTTGTTCTTACTCTTCCTGTATCAACTGCAACTTCAGAGCgggcattttcaattatgaaaataatcaagacaaagctccaaaacaagatggaagataatttcttgaatgattgtctaactgtgtatatagaaaagaaggttgctgaaaaatttagcagtgattcaatcatagatgaatttagttttaTGAAAGAGCTTAGAGCTCAATTTACTTCTAAGAAAAGATGTTGAAATTTCAAAGTAtgctaacataacttttatctttttttaattgaaaatagttacatttatattacaaggttatatatatatatatatatatatatattgcataggtgacatattggagagcatcttctcataatgtgcaaattggatggtttgtgatgttataagatatttaatcaaagggtatcttttttgttaatttttgttatgactgtACGGTATATTTATGAATAGACAtgcctttataattaaatttaatatttgatatttttagatgttatatatttaaatagaagaaaattattttgaacataatatattaagataattttattaggataaaattttggcccccccaaaaaaaaaatcctggctccgtcactgCCCTTAAGTGTACGTCCTTATAAATATTCTTGTCCATCCAATTCCCGAACTTTAGTTCTACTGCTGTATGTTTTACATATTAGACGTGGATATGTTGAACAATGAATATAACAAGTAAGATAATGTCTTTCACATGTTAACTCCAAGTTTGCCTTTTGCATCTTCAACATTCCTTTTTCAGAATGAGATCTAGCGATTGTGGGGCTAACGAAATTGCCAGAAGCATTCTTTGCTTCACCACAGTGTTTTGAATATTACTTTTTGAGGCTTTGATTCTTGACTTGTCTCCATAATAGTCGTTGTGAAACTTCATTTCCCTTGCAACAGTAAAAGTGACAGGGAAAAGCATAAAAGTGATGGGTACCAATTCAAGGAACATAAAATATAGTGCAGTAACTACTTACCAAAAACGGGATTCCCATTTCCAGCTGCAAGCAAGGTACCATTTCCATCCCCTATAAATTGCCTAGATGTTCACTGTAGTTTCTTAACCATCTCACCTACAAATTCGTTGTCCATCATTTTACCTACTCACTACTGCACTAATATCTCTCAGCAACACTCTGTGTGGAAGTTTTCAATCAACCAAACAAAAAGAGGTCTGTGTTTTTATCTTTCAATCTCTCCTTTGGTGCATCTATCAAGCCATCACAACATTGTTTTACACACTTCTAAATCTATTAGGTCGATAAAAATGATTCAATTTTTTTGGATGCTTTTGatcaattgatgagtagaaacTAATTGATATGTCTATTGAAGTCATTAAATCCCAcatttttcaccattttcttttaaACTAATGGATTTGTTTAGGTTTGAATACATGCACAATTGTATTATATCCGGTCTTTCGATGTAAAACCAAGAACTTTTTTTTAAGGTTTTGTGTCCGGAGGTGCATGCTCACATATAGACCCTTACTTACGTATGTGTTTTCATGATTACTTACACATTGACATTCAAATGAAAAGGTTTTTAACAATAAATAATTTCATTGGCCTCCTTTAAGATTTCTAACATTTTCATCTAATACCCCTCTAATTCTGAAAATTACGTTGACCTCCCTTCTCAATCTAATGTGACAAAGTGACATAATCAGAAGGCCTGAATTGTTTTAATACACATAGAGAAACAAGTTCTTCAAATAGAAGTGATTTTGCAAGATATCTCTaccctttttttattattatttttgtacTAAAATGATCTCCATTGGAAGAAGTTGcactttaaagaaaaaagtaaggaTTGTTTTGGCTTTTGGAATTCTTATTCTTGCTTTGTGACCACAGCTGCCACTCCGGGGTCCATCACCAGTCTCTTTATCTTGTTCCTAAACTGAATGTTGGACTAGCAACGGTCATATATTGGCCTTTAACAGTTGAGACTTAATCTACTAAAAATGTGGGATCAGTTTCCACTTTCTCATCCATtttgatttcattttttaaagTAAATTACTCGACATATATTCCTGTGGGAGCTCCAATTCCAAGGATAATTTGGGAATAATATTTGTTATCATAATTTACTCTCAACATTTTTAGCCACTTTTTTCTAATAGGGGTAGATTTGTTATCAAAACACCCATAGGGATGTCATTGCAATACTCAAAATTAGATGGGTGCTaggtgaaattttcaaaaatctgaagggtttttgaaattatgttAAACTTCATTAGTAATGTGTCATTATAAAGAGGTAGAGTTGATCAAAAGAATAGTTTTTCTACTTCAATCACTTCATGCCGATCATAATAAAATATGTGACCACTCATATCAATCCGTACCACAATAATAACCACTAGGTACATACACACTTTTTATTATAAGCCATGAGAAGATCATTGGGAAAGTAAGGATATGAGTATAGGaaaaagataattttctgcTAGTAGATTTCGACAGAGAATTGATTTGGTAGGgaagcaaaatttttttttccccaagtTGCAATTCACTCCAAATTgattcttttatatatatatatacacacatatatatatgtatgtaaatatttacatatatatatatacatataaagcGGTCATTAGGCTTCCTCTCTTCACACGGTTTCCATCCCTAATTGCCAGGTTGTCACCATTCCAACCGTAAATCTGACAATTGGTAGAATTTTAAAAATTCTCTCTTGATCGCTGGACCTTTTATCTTATGTCTTTatacatcaaaatttttatagCTTGCTAGTTATTTAATAACGTTGAAATAAATGCAAACCAACCAATACAATGATGAACATAATTTAACTCTTTATAAGAAATAAGATCATGAAAAATTGCAACGAGAGTTTTTTAAGGAGTAGTTTTGCGATCTAGAAGTTATGAAAAAATTCATGAAGAGCTTTTCTATTGTTTTTACAATATGCTGCGACTGCGAGAAAGCAACTAGTAGTTAGTTTCCAATATAATATTTACCACTTTTACCAAGCATCATTTCTACAATGTGTACTTGGAGATTAGACTAAAAGAATTCACTGTACTATTAATTTTTTCTTGTATCAGataattcaaattcatttccatGTCTAATAGCCCTAAAGTATTTCTAAATTCTAGGGCTACAGTGATTTTTACTTGCACTTTTCCTATAATGAGATTTTTAACTCATTGCTTTATGCCAGCTTCAGGGATTTTCTTCTTAGGACTTATAAATTTCTTGAGCTATCTATGTTCATCATAATTCCATTAACATTAAGATtctcataaattaataatatttttaCTCATAAGACTTGAAATGTTTTTAAAGTGATTTACAGTTTCAGCACtctgagaaaataagtaaaaaCAATTTGGCAGTTTGAGCTTAATATCCTCCTAAACCATTTATACAAGCATtaataaatttatcaaaatagccttttttagttttcttttcatatagacactttttttttttttacaaagacTAACATATTTACTACAATGATATTTTTGTCCCTAAGATTTCAATCTTCACAAAATTTCATCGGTTGTTAAGCATATTAAGatttattttttgtcaaacCTGTGAAAATACCATACCCTACATCACGTATTTTCTAAACTAGCTCTACAtaaattgaaaacaaaattaTGCAAAACATATTTGTTGGTGAGAACAATTTAAATAGTACAAGTATACCTTACGTTTTGCTTTTCCCAAACACATTTCATTAAACTTAGTCAACGGCctgacattttttcttttcgatCTTATGCATTGTTtcttgcctcatttgtatatcCATGaagttttttcttgtttttcatgcattttattaGATCCCTTTTTTCCCAAATAACATAGTTATACGCATTTGAGCAGAATTACTGTAGTAATGGCCATCCAAGATGTTGCTCTTTCCATTGTGGGGCCATTTGTAGAGAAGTGTGTTAACCCAATTTTGCGGcaattcaaatatttaattttctaCAAGAGCAACGTTCAAACTCTGAGCAATGAGATCAACGGACTTGGGCTACAACAAGCTGAAGTTCAGCGATTGATAGATGCAGCAGAAAATAATGCTGAAAAAATTAAACCAA is part of the Coffea eugenioides isolate CCC68of chromosome 6, Ceug_1.0, whole genome shotgun sequence genome and encodes:
- the LOC113773946 gene encoding uncharacterized protein LOC113773946; amino-acid sequence: MAETMMAPTSPDHRWIRGSEQLQLALVAVSREVASVHQFFSNLVFIINIVTASNKRNDELKEAQAIEVATKIANGELETGRELNQIGTLKRTGDTRWGSHLDSISSLLKMFNATCVVLSNIAVDGALQHKSQDILNAMHLVSSTTKLLKTFRDSGWDDFLVKVKLFCEQHQIDIPCMNAQYIARRGRSRSHHDEISVGHYYRVDIFLATIDYQLQELHSRFNDHTVELLILSTALDPRNGFMLFKIDDICKLAEKFYPNDFMEQELVRLRIELQHFELDIPNHPELQELSGINELCQGLVKTRKSVIYLVIDRLIRLVLTLPVSTATSERNEI